From Bacteroidota bacterium, one genomic window encodes:
- a CDS encoding GxxExxY protein, whose amino-acid sequence MIKKEYKHSELTGKIIGCAMKVHSTLGNGFQEVIYQRALAIEFSSENIAFKREFEMPIHYRNEHIGTRRVDFLVEGEISVELKALTKLEDVHFAQAINYLEAYNLQIGLLINFGETSLNFKRLTNKKYKSTESNQSQKS is encoded by the coding sequence ATGATTAAAAAAGAATATAAACATTCGGAGTTAACAGGAAAGATTATTGGTTGTGCAATGAAGGTTCACAGTACACTTGGTAATGGTTTTCAGGAAGTGATTTATCAACGAGCATTAGCCATAGAGTTTTCGTCAGAGAATATCGCATTTAAAAGAGAGTTTGAAATGCCAATACACTATCGAAATGAGCACATTGGTACAAGGAGGGTTGATTTTTTGGTTGAAGGTGAAATATCAGTTGAACTAAAAGCTTTAACTAAACTGGAAGATGTTCATTTTGCTCAGGCAATTAATTACCTTGAAGCATACAATCTTCAAATTGGGCTATTAATCAACTTTGGTGAAACCAGCCTTAATTTCAAACGCCTTACAAACAAAAAGTATAAATCAACAGAATCAAATCAATCACAAAAATCATAG